Proteins from a genomic interval of Nocardioides jishulii:
- a CDS encoding vWA domain-containing protein translates to MSKYERYAGGDPLAPPVDLAEALSAIGEDVMAGASPERALSEYLRRGPQDQQGLDELAAQVARKRRELLTEHRLDGTLDDVRRLLDEAVLAERGQLARDVAMDDGDRAFREMRLDGLPPSTASAVTELSSYEWASSEARAKYDEIKDLLGREMLDQRFAGMKEALEGATEEDRERINEMLTDLNALLAAHARGEDTSSQCADFMEKHGEFFPEQPRNVDELLDALAERSAAAQRMLNSMSPEQRDELMQLSAQAFGSPELADQLAQMDEHLRSLRPGEDWNGSERFSGDEGLGLGDGTGVLQDVADLEALAEQLAQSYAGARMDDVDLDALARQLGDDAAVQARALADLEKALRESGYLERGSTGDLRLSPRAMRQLGKSLLRDVATQLSGRQGQRDVRRSGAAGDLTGSARSWEFGDTEPWDVTRTLTNAIRRTVGEGESPAAGVRIDVDDIEIAETEARTQAAVALLVDTSFSMAMDGRWVPMKRTALALHQLIRTRFRNDHLQLVGFGRYARTMEIEELTALDARWDKGTNLHHGLLLANRHFRRHPGAQPVLLVVTDGEPTSHLEADGQVWFDYPPHPVTLAKTVRELDNVRRLGAQTTFFRLGEDPGLARFIESMARRVDGRMVSPELDDLGAAVVGSYLGSRSSGRQTRGFGDFGGWGGWGGRGDWVG, encoded by the coding sequence ATGAGCAAGTACGAGCGGTACGCCGGCGGCGACCCGCTCGCGCCGCCGGTCGACCTGGCCGAGGCGCTCAGCGCCATCGGCGAGGACGTGATGGCCGGGGCGTCGCCGGAGCGGGCGCTCTCGGAGTACCTGCGTCGCGGACCCCAGGACCAGCAAGGGCTCGACGAGCTCGCCGCGCAGGTCGCTCGCAAGCGCCGTGAGCTGCTCACCGAGCACCGGCTCGACGGCACCCTCGACGACGTACGACGCCTGCTCGACGAGGCCGTGCTGGCCGAGCGGGGACAGCTGGCGCGCGACGTCGCGATGGACGACGGTGACCGGGCCTTCCGGGAGATGCGGCTCGACGGCCTCCCGCCGTCGACGGCGTCGGCGGTGACCGAGCTGTCGAGCTACGAGTGGGCGAGCTCCGAGGCGCGCGCGAAGTACGACGAGATCAAGGACCTGCTCGGTCGCGAGATGCTCGACCAGCGGTTCGCCGGCATGAAGGAGGCGCTGGAGGGCGCGACCGAGGAGGACCGCGAGCGCATCAACGAGATGCTCACCGACCTCAACGCGTTGCTCGCCGCGCACGCCCGCGGGGAGGACACGAGCAGCCAGTGCGCCGACTTCATGGAGAAGCACGGGGAGTTCTTCCCCGAGCAGCCGCGCAACGTCGATGAGCTGCTGGACGCCCTGGCCGAGCGCAGCGCCGCGGCCCAGCGGATGCTCAACTCCATGTCGCCCGAGCAGCGCGACGAGCTCATGCAGCTCTCCGCGCAGGCGTTCGGGTCGCCCGAGCTCGCCGACCAGCTCGCGCAGATGGACGAGCACCTCCGGTCGCTGCGGCCCGGCGAGGACTGGAACGGGTCCGAGCGGTTCTCCGGCGACGAGGGCCTCGGCCTGGGCGACGGGACGGGCGTGCTTCAGGACGTCGCCGACCTGGAGGCGCTCGCCGAGCAGCTGGCCCAGTCCTACGCCGGTGCCCGGATGGACGACGTCGACCTCGACGCGCTGGCCCGCCAGCTGGGCGACGACGCTGCGGTGCAGGCGCGCGCGCTGGCCGACCTGGAGAAGGCCCTGCGCGAGTCCGGCTACCTCGAGCGTGGATCCACGGGTGACCTGCGGTTGAGTCCGCGGGCCATGCGCCAGCTCGGCAAGTCGCTGCTGCGCGACGTGGCCACGCAGCTGTCGGGCCGCCAGGGGCAGCGCGACGTACGCCGCAGCGGCGCCGCGGGTGACCTCACCGGGTCGGCGCGGAGCTGGGAGTTCGGCGACACCGAGCCCTGGGACGTGACCCGCACCCTCACCAACGCCATCCGCCGCACCGTGGGGGAGGGGGAGTCCCCTGCCGCCGGCGTACGGATCGACGTCGACGACATCGAGATCGCCGAGACCGAGGCGCGGACGCAGGCGGCGGTGGCGCTGCTCGTGGACACCAGCTTCTCGATGGCGATGGACGGGCGCTGGGTGCCGATGAAGCGCACGGCCCTGGCGCTGCACCAGCTCATCCGCACCCGCTTCCGCAACGACCACCTGCAGCTGGTCGGTTTCGGGCGCTACGCCCGCACCATGGAGATCGAGGAGCTCACCGCCCTCGACGCGCGCTGGGACAAGGGCACGAACCTCCACCACGGCCTGCTCCTGGCCAACCGCCACTTCCGCCGACACCCCGGCGCCCAGCCCGTCCTGCTGGTGGTGACCGACGGCGAGCCGACCTCGCACCTGGAGGCCGACGGGCAGGTCTGGTTCGACTACCCGCCGCACCCCGTCACCCTGGCCAAGACGGTGCGCGAGCTCGACAACGTACGTCGCCTCGGCGCGCAGACGACCTTCTTCCGTCTCGGCGAGGATCCCGGGCTCGCGCGCTTCATCGAGTCGATGGCGCGCCGGGTGGACGGGCGGATGGTCTCGCCCGAGCTCGACGACCTGGGGGCCGCGGTGGTGGGGTCCTACCTCGGTTCCCGGTCCAGTGGCCGCCAGACAAGAGGCTTCGGCGACTTCGGCGGCTGGGGCGGCTGGGGCGGACGTGGTGACTGGGTCGGATGA
- a CDS encoding carboxypeptidase-like regulatory domain-containing protein, protein MRQRVRRALQESGPLLGGLALIAAVGAGFAWGQPPEARGLPTTADVPTAVPERPTGTVRGVVHDVDGAPAAGVVVEVVTGPFVSRAARPSATSSVLLGPTWSDTTDADGTYEIPEVDAGPHRLVVSPDGGLWATWWFGGAATVDLARDFRVDAQQDVVLDLDVLPAASIRGTVAEPGPAVRSATAGESGDVAAATEVVLERRTGRGWTTVSRSAVARSGEYEVDGLLPGDYRVLADSPRSGITYAPSAASPAEAQLHPVAVGESVDVDVEVPPPATVTGRLTTSAGTPLPGREIGFSAGWVVVDPRFPPIADQRRTVRTDASGHFAVRLGTGEWSAHTDPRCVGTGTSRLDVVAGRDGTWALVDDAVATLSGRVVRPDGTPRSGVRVSLGNSRAACGQSATTDKRGRWRIARVPPGPTLVEYVVDTPRGTQFRSYHPGVRKPADSSRIDVALGARVTGLRATVR, encoded by the coding sequence GTGCGTCAGCGCGTACGCCGGGCACTGCAGGAGAGTGGACCGTTGCTGGGCGGGCTGGCGCTGATCGCTGCCGTCGGTGCGGGCTTCGCGTGGGGGCAGCCGCCCGAAGCGCGGGGCCTGCCGACCACGGCGGACGTACCCACTGCCGTGCCCGAACGTCCTACCGGGACCGTGCGTGGCGTCGTCCACGACGTCGACGGTGCGCCGGCGGCGGGTGTCGTCGTCGAGGTGGTGACCGGGCCCTTCGTCTCGCGGGCGGCCCGCCCCAGCGCGACCAGCAGCGTCCTTCTCGGGCCGACCTGGAGCGACACGACGGACGCCGACGGGACGTACGAGATCCCGGAGGTCGACGCCGGACCGCACCGGCTCGTCGTGTCGCCGGACGGCGGCCTCTGGGCCACCTGGTGGTTCGGAGGGGCGGCGACCGTCGACCTGGCCCGCGACTTCCGGGTCGATGCGCAGCAGGACGTGGTGCTCGACCTCGACGTGCTGCCGGCTGCCAGCATCCGCGGGACGGTGGCCGAGCCCGGCCCCGCGGTCCGCAGTGCCACGGCAGGCGAGTCCGGCGACGTGGCGGCGGCCACCGAGGTGGTCCTCGAACGACGCACGGGACGCGGGTGGACCACCGTCTCCCGGTCGGCGGTCGCCAGGTCCGGGGAGTACGAGGTCGACGGCCTGCTCCCGGGGGACTACCGCGTGCTCGCCGACAGCCCTCGCAGCGGGATCACCTACGCGCCGTCGGCGGCCTCCCCGGCTGAGGCCCAGCTGCACCCCGTCGCCGTGGGGGAGTCGGTGGACGTCGACGTCGAGGTGCCCCCGCCAGCGACGGTCACCGGTCGGTTGACCACCTCGGCCGGGACCCCGTTGCCCGGCCGGGAGATCGGCTTCAGCGCGGGGTGGGTCGTGGTGGATCCGCGGTTCCCCCCGATCGCCGACCAGCGACGAACTGTGCGCACCGACGCGTCCGGCCACTTCGCCGTACGCCTCGGGACCGGGGAGTGGAGCGCCCACACCGATCCGCGGTGCGTGGGCACCGGGACGTCGAGGCTCGACGTGGTCGCCGGCCGTGACGGCACGTGGGCCCTCGTCGACGACGCCGTCGCGACGCTCTCGGGGCGTGTGGTCCGCCCCGACGGCACCCCACGGTCGGGAGTGCGAGTGTCGCTGGGCAACTCGCGGGCAGCGTGCGGCCAGAGCGCGACGACGGACAAGCGGGGGCGGTGGAGGATCGCCCGGGTGCCGCCCGGCCCGACCCTGGTCGAGTACGTCGTCGACACGCCCCGCGGGACGCAGTTCCGCTCCTATCACCCCGGCGTCAGGAAGCCCGCGGACTCCAGCCGGATCGACGTCGCGCTCGGGGCGAGGGTCACCGGTCTGAGGGCGACGGTGCGGTGA
- the msrA gene encoding peptide-methionine (S)-S-oxide reductase MsrA — protein MLFGRLKSSVPTPDQALPGRPSRPWTLGQHVVLGTPVVSDEVPEGLEVAVFGLGCFWGAEEFYWQVPGVWSTSVGYAGGTTPNPTYEEVCSGMTGHTEAVRVVFDPKVVPYAELVKRFFEIHDPTQGMRQGNDVGTQYRSAIYTTTPEQEEVARELTRAYAEELQRRGFPEVTTEIAPAGEYYYAEDPHQQYLAKNPNGYRCHAKTGIAFPETA, from the coding sequence GTGCTCTTCGGCCGCCTCAAGTCCTCCGTCCCCACGCCCGACCAGGCGCTGCCGGGTCGCCCGTCGCGCCCTTGGACCCTGGGCCAGCACGTGGTCCTCGGGACGCCGGTGGTGAGCGACGAGGTGCCCGAGGGCCTCGAGGTCGCCGTCTTCGGGCTCGGCTGCTTCTGGGGAGCCGAGGAGTTCTACTGGCAGGTGCCCGGCGTCTGGTCGACGTCGGTGGGCTACGCCGGCGGCACGACGCCGAACCCGACGTACGAGGAGGTGTGCTCGGGCATGACCGGCCACACCGAGGCGGTCCGCGTGGTCTTCGACCCGAAGGTCGTCCCGTACGCCGAGCTGGTGAAGCGCTTCTTCGAGATCCACGACCCCACGCAGGGCATGCGTCAGGGCAACGACGTCGGCACCCAGTACCGCTCCGCGATCTACACGACCACCCCCGAGCAGGAGGAGGTCGCGCGCGAGCTCACCCGGGCGTACGCCGAGGAGCTGCAGCGCCGGGGCTTCCCCGAGGTCACCACGGAGATCGCCCCCGCCGGTGAGTACTACTACGCCGAGGACCCGCACCAGCAGTACCTGGCGAAGAACCCCAACGGCTACCGCTGCCACGCCAAGACCGGGATCGCCTTCCCCGAGACCGCCTGA
- a CDS encoding cystathionine gamma-synthase, translating into MTEQQWDSAGFETRAIHAGYEPDEMSGAVIPPIYATSTYKQDGVGGLRGGYEYSRSANPTRTALEGALAAVEGGAHGFAFASGLAAEDTIIRALCRPGDHVVLPNDAYGGTFRLFDKVAKVWGLDHTPAVVADPEAVRAAIEPGRTKLVWVETPTNPLLNVADIEALAAVAHEGGALLVVDNTFASPYLQQPLALGADIVVHSTTKYVGGHSDVVGGAIVVNDPEIAEKIGFHQNSMGAVAGPFDCFLTHRGLKTLAVRMERHCDNAEKIVEFLAAHPAVAEVIYPGLEAHPGHEVAKRQMKRFGGIISFRVAAGEQAALDVCAKAEVFTLGESLGGVESLIEHPGRMTHASVAGTELEVPADLIRLSVGIETVEDLIADLGRALG; encoded by the coding sequence GTGACTGAGCAGCAGTGGGACTCCGCCGGATTCGAGACCAGGGCCATCCACGCCGGCTACGAGCCGGACGAGATGAGCGGCGCGGTCATCCCGCCGATCTACGCCACCAGCACCTACAAGCAGGACGGTGTCGGCGGCCTGCGCGGCGGCTACGAGTACAGCCGCTCGGCCAACCCGACGCGTACGGCGCTCGAGGGCGCGCTGGCCGCGGTCGAGGGCGGCGCCCACGGCTTCGCCTTCGCCTCCGGCCTCGCCGCCGAGGACACCATCATCCGCGCGCTGTGCCGCCCCGGCGACCACGTCGTGCTGCCCAACGACGCCTACGGCGGCACGTTCCGCCTCTTCGACAAGGTCGCGAAGGTCTGGGGCCTGGACCACACGCCCGCCGTCGTGGCCGACCCCGAGGCCGTGCGCGCTGCGATCGAGCCGGGCCGTACGAAGCTCGTCTGGGTCGAGACGCCCACCAACCCGCTGCTCAACGTCGCCGACATCGAGGCGCTGGCCGCCGTCGCCCACGAGGGCGGGGCCCTGCTGGTCGTCGACAACACGTTCGCCTCGCCCTACCTCCAGCAGCCGCTGGCGCTGGGCGCGGACATCGTCGTGCACTCGACCACGAAGTACGTCGGTGGCCACTCCGACGTCGTGGGCGGCGCCATCGTCGTCAACGACCCCGAGATCGCCGAGAAGATCGGCTTCCACCAGAACTCCATGGGCGCCGTCGCCGGCCCCTTCGACTGCTTCCTGACCCACCGCGGCCTCAAGACCCTCGCGGTCCGCATGGAGCGCCACTGCGACAACGCCGAGAAGATCGTGGAGTTCCTCGCCGCCCACCCGGCCGTCGCCGAGGTCATCTACCCCGGTCTTGAGGCGCACCCCGGCCACGAGGTCGCCAAGCGGCAGATGAAGCGCTTCGGCGGGATCATCTCCTTCCGGGTGGCAGCCGGCGAGCAGGCCGCCCTCGACGTCTGCGCCAAGGCGGAGGTCTTCACCCTCGGGGAGTCCCTGGGTGGCGTCGAGTCGCTGATCGAGCACCCCGGCCGGATGACCCACGCCAGCGTCGCGGGCACCGAGCTCGAGGTCCCCGCCGACCTCATCCGCCTCTCCGTCGGCATCGAGACCGTCGAGGACCTGATCGCCGACCTCGGGCGCGCGCTCGGCTGA
- a CDS encoding AI-2E family transporter: protein MTNDEGRDQSDHAGSGPVQDGAGERLAERLTQQLAQQWAHLRAERRAEASVAPVRSGSSNFSRAQVPWGLDLAAAWSWRFLVIVAAGYVILWTINRFALIAFPLAVALLLAALVSPMVRAARNVGVPRGLGSIFGVLLTVGVVGMLLTFAGQQVVNGTKELAGEVVKGLEKIRAWLRDGPLNASDSQINDYIGQVQAAITEWSKSGALSQAADLGTAIGNVTAGFFIVLFAMYFFLADGERIWTWIVRLAPRAARQHVDSSGRVAWVSLTQFVRATVIVALVDSVGVMLVAWWLDVPLVLALGVLVFLGAFVPMIGATVAGAVAVLVALVDQGPLTALFMLIGVIVVQQIEGNVLQPFLMGRFVSVHPLGVIVAIAAGLLTAGVAGALVAVPLVAAINAVVVHLAGKAEADEIAVTDAEEELLEPDEPDPGESGPRASGPDAPAPTAPEPAAPAEETR, encoded by the coding sequence GTGACCAACGACGAGGGACGCGACCAGTCTGATCACGCAGGATCAGGGCCCGTTCAGGACGGCGCGGGGGAGCGGCTCGCGGAGCGCCTGACGCAGCAGCTCGCCCAGCAGTGGGCGCACCTGCGTGCCGAGCGCCGGGCCGAGGCGTCGGTGGCGCCGGTGAGGTCGGGCTCCTCGAACTTCTCGCGCGCCCAGGTGCCCTGGGGACTCGACCTCGCTGCGGCCTGGTCGTGGCGCTTCCTGGTCATCGTCGCCGCGGGCTACGTGATCCTGTGGACGATCAACCGGTTCGCCCTCATCGCCTTCCCGCTGGCCGTCGCGCTGCTGCTGGCCGCCCTCGTCTCGCCGATGGTGCGTGCCGCCCGCAACGTGGGCGTGCCCCGTGGTCTGGGCTCGATCTTCGGCGTGCTCCTCACCGTCGGGGTGGTGGGCATGCTGCTCACCTTTGCCGGGCAGCAGGTCGTCAACGGCACCAAGGAGCTCGCCGGCGAGGTCGTCAAGGGACTCGAGAAGATCCGCGCCTGGTTGCGCGACGGACCACTCAACGCCTCCGACAGCCAGATCAACGACTACATCGGCCAGGTTCAGGCGGCCATCACCGAGTGGTCCAAGTCGGGCGCGCTGAGCCAGGCGGCCGACCTCGGCACGGCCATCGGCAACGTGACGGCCGGGTTCTTCATCGTCCTCTTCGCCATGTACTTCTTCCTCGCCGACGGCGAACGCATCTGGACCTGGATCGTGCGCCTCGCCCCGCGCGCCGCGCGCCAGCACGTGGACTCCTCGGGCCGGGTCGCCTGGGTCTCGCTCACCCAGTTCGTCCGGGCCACGGTCATCGTCGCCCTCGTCGACTCCGTGGGCGTCATGCTCGTGGCGTGGTGGCTCGACGTGCCGCTCGTCCTGGCCCTCGGCGTGCTGGTCTTCCTGGGTGCCTTCGTGCCGATGATCGGCGCCACCGTGGCCGGTGCCGTGGCCGTGCTGGTGGCGCTCGTCGACCAGGGCCCGCTGACCGCGCTCTTCATGCTGATCGGCGTGATCGTGGTCCAGCAGATCGAGGGCAACGTGCTCCAGCCCTTCCTGATGGGCCGCTTCGTCTCCGTGCACCCGCTCGGCGTGATCGTCGCCATCGCCGCGGGCCTCCTCACCGCCGGCGTCGCCGGTGCCTTGGTGGCGGTGCCGCTGGTCGCCGCGATCAACGCCGTGGTCGTGCACCTGGCGGGGAAGGCCGAGGCCGACGAGATCGCGGTGACCGACGCCGAGGAGGAGCTCCTCGAACCGGACGAACCTGATCCCGGAGAGTCGGGACCACGCGCGTCGGGACCAGATGCCCCGGCGCCCACGGCACCCGAACCGGCCGCTCCCGCCGAGGAGACGCGATGA
- the ilvA gene encoding threonine ammonia-lyase, whose translation MSELHLPGIDDVHRAAETLRGVAVRTPMEESRWLSSIAGGPVHLKCENLQRTGSFKARGAYVRMAGLSPEERERGVVAASAGNHAQGVALAAQRLGIAARVYMPEGAPIPKERATRGYGAEVVFEGSRLEEALAAARDYAEETGAILIHPFDHPDVVAGQGTCGLEILEQVPQVRTVLVPTGGGGLLAGVALAVKALRPDVRVIGVQAAGAAAYPYSLASGRPVALEQMQTMADGIAVGLPGEVTFSLVRDLVDDVWTVGEESLSRALLALVERAKMVVEPAGAAAVAALLDDPGRVETPAVAVLSGGNIDPLLLGKVIRHGLAAAGRYLYLRVCINDRPGGLARLLAEIGEVGGNVLEVTHERMSPTLAFDEVEVRVQLETRSAEHAAEVLARLRERGHRIQE comes from the coding sequence ATGAGCGAGCTCCACCTGCCCGGCATCGACGACGTACACCGTGCCGCCGAGACCTTGCGCGGCGTGGCCGTGCGTACGCCGATGGAGGAGTCGCGCTGGCTCTCCAGCATCGCCGGCGGCCCGGTGCACCTGAAGTGCGAGAACCTCCAGCGCACCGGCTCCTTCAAGGCGCGCGGTGCCTATGTCCGCATGGCGGGCCTGTCGCCCGAGGAGCGCGAGCGCGGCGTGGTCGCCGCGTCGGCCGGCAACCACGCCCAGGGCGTGGCGCTGGCGGCGCAGCGGCTGGGCATCGCCGCCCGCGTCTACATGCCCGAGGGGGCGCCGATCCCCAAGGAGCGGGCGACCAGGGGCTACGGCGCCGAGGTGGTCTTCGAGGGCAGTCGGCTCGAGGAGGCGCTCGCTGCCGCCCGGGACTACGCCGAGGAGACCGGCGCGATCCTGATCCATCCCTTCGACCACCCCGACGTCGTCGCGGGCCAGGGCACCTGCGGACTGGAGATCCTCGAGCAGGTGCCGCAGGTGCGCACCGTCCTCGTGCCGACCGGCGGAGGCGGGTTGCTCGCGGGCGTCGCGCTCGCGGTCAAGGCGCTGCGTCCCGACGTACGCGTCATCGGCGTGCAGGCAGCCGGTGCCGCGGCCTACCCGTACTCGCTCGCCTCCGGCCGCCCGGTCGCGCTGGAGCAGATGCAGACCATGGCCGACGGGATCGCCGTCGGACTGCCCGGCGAGGTGACCTTCTCCCTCGTACGCGACCTGGTCGACGACGTGTGGACCGTGGGGGAGGAGTCGCTCTCCCGTGCCCTGCTCGCGCTCGTCGAGCGGGCCAAGATGGTGGTGGAGCCCGCAGGAGCGGCCGCTGTTGCCGCGCTCCTCGACGACCCCGGTCGGGTGGAGACGCCAGCGGTGGCGGTGCTGTCGGGCGGCAACATCGATCCCCTGCTGCTCGGGAAGGTGATCCGCCACGGACTCGCGGCTGCGGGCCGCTACCTCTACCTGCGCGTGTGCATCAACGACCGCCCCGGAGGGCTGGCCCGCCTGCTCGCCGAGATCGGCGAGGTGGGCGGCAACGTGCTGGAGGTGACCCACGAGCGGATGTCGCCGACCCTGGCGTTCGACGAGGTGGAGGTGCGGGTGCAGCTCGAGACGCGCAGTGCCGAGCACGCCGCCGAGGTCCTGGCCCGGCTGCGGGAGCGCGGCCACCGCATCCAGGAATGA
- the greA gene encoding transcription elongation factor GreA, with protein MTQSAGTIWLTQEAHDKLQAELDDLKGPKRQEIIDRISAARDEGDLKENSGYHAARDEQGKQEARIRQLEDMLRRAEVGETPPDDGVVEPGMQVTVKFTDFDDEETFLLGAREIEEEGLTVYSPQSALGAAISGHKVGDKVSYEAPNGKKINIEITGAVPFTG; from the coding sequence ATGACCCAGAGCGCAGGCACCATCTGGTTGACCCAGGAGGCCCACGACAAGCTGCAGGCTGAGCTCGACGACCTCAAGGGCCCGAAGCGCCAGGAGATCATCGACCGCATCAGCGCGGCTCGTGACGAAGGCGACCTGAAGGAGAACAGCGGCTACCACGCCGCTCGTGACGAGCAGGGCAAGCAGGAGGCCCGCATCCGTCAGCTCGAGGACATGCTGCGCCGCGCGGAGGTCGGGGAGACCCCGCCCGACGACGGCGTCGTCGAGCCGGGCATGCAGGTCACCGTCAAGTTCACCGACTTCGACGACGAGGAGACGTTCCTCCTCGGCGCCCGCGAGATCGAGGAGGAAGGCCTGACGGTCTACTCCCCGCAGTCCGCCCTCGGCGCAGCCATCAGCGGCCACAAGGTGGGCGACAAGGTCTCCTACGAGGCGCCGAACGGCAAGAAGATCAACATCGAGATCACCGGCGCCGTGCCGTTCACCGGCTGA
- a CDS encoding DUF4307 domain-containing protein: MTNQAELDARYGASSPIRRQATIAASVALGVVFLAWVAWAAFFHGAPAAESQVVGYDVIDKHAVDVRVQVQLDDVDEAECVVRAISVDKSVVGELAFTGTDGVQTVTVRTEREATSVEMVGCRAEGQTRWR; the protein is encoded by the coding sequence GTGACCAACCAGGCTGAGCTCGATGCGCGCTACGGCGCCTCCTCCCCGATCCGCCGTCAGGCCACCATCGCCGCCAGCGTCGCCCTGGGCGTCGTCTTCCTGGCCTGGGTCGCCTGGGCCGCCTTCTTCCACGGCGCCCCCGCCGCCGAGTCGCAGGTCGTGGGCTACGACGTCATCGACAAGCACGCCGTCGACGTACGGGTGCAGGTGCAGCTCGACGACGTCGACGAGGCCGAGTGCGTGGTCCGGGCCATCTCGGTGGACAAGTCCGTCGTCGGCGAGCTCGCCTTCACCGGCACCGACGGCGTCCAGACGGTCACGGTGCGCACCGAGCGCGAGGCCACCAGCGTCGAGATGGTCGGCTGCCGCGCCGAGGGTCAGACCCGCTGGCGCTGA
- the mca gene encoding mycothiol conjugate amidase Mca: MSAGPRAGFRLMHVHAHPDDESSKGAASTAMYVAQGVDVHVVTCTGGERGSILNPKMDRPDIAANITEVRRQEMERARDILGVRQDWLGFVDSGWPEGDPKPPLPEGCFGLMDPAVAAEPLVRLIREFRPHVVTTYDENGGYPHPDHIMCHKVAVEAFHAAGDPERYPGTGEPWQPLKLYYQHSMNRPRTQALHDAMLAHGLESPYGERLQKWTPDPAFDARITTRVECSDWFGVRDQALLAHATQIDPDGFWFWVPRELQQEVWPTEDFELVVSHVASELPEDDLFAGIQPGA, translated from the coding sequence ATGTCCGCAGGTCCCCGCGCTGGCTTCCGCCTCATGCACGTGCACGCCCACCCCGACGACGAGTCGAGCAAGGGGGCTGCCTCCACGGCGATGTACGTCGCCCAGGGCGTCGACGTCCACGTCGTGACCTGCACCGGGGGTGAGCGCGGCTCGATCCTGAATCCCAAGATGGACCGGCCCGACATCGCCGCGAACATCACCGAGGTGCGCCGCCAGGAGATGGAGCGGGCGCGCGACATCCTCGGCGTACGCCAGGACTGGCTCGGTTTCGTCGACTCCGGGTGGCCCGAGGGCGACCCGAAGCCTCCGCTGCCCGAGGGCTGCTTCGGGCTGATGGACCCCGCCGTCGCGGCGGAGCCGCTGGTCCGGCTGATCCGGGAGTTCCGTCCGCACGTCGTCACGACGTACGACGAGAACGGTGGCTATCCGCACCCCGACCACATCATGTGCCACAAGGTGGCCGTCGAGGCGTTCCACGCCGCCGGCGACCCGGAGCGCTACCCGGGCACGGGGGAGCCGTGGCAGCCGCTGAAGCTCTACTACCAGCACAGCATGAACCGTCCGCGCACCCAGGCGCTGCACGACGCGATGCTCGCGCACGGCCTCGAGTCGCCCTACGGGGAGCGGCTGCAGAAGTGGACGCCGGACCCGGCCTTCGACGCGCGCATCACGACCCGGGTGGAGTGCTCCGACTGGTTCGGCGTGCGCGACCAGGCGCTGCTCGCCCACGCGACCCAGATCGACCCCGACGGCTTCTGGTTCTGGGTGCCGCGCGAGCTCCAGCAGGAGGTCTGGCCGACGGAGGACTTCGAGCTGGTCGTGAGCCACGTCGCCAGCGAGCTGCCCGAGGACGACCTCTTCGCCGGGATCCAGCCGGGCGCCTGA
- a CDS encoding GlsB/YeaQ/YmgE family stress response membrane protein, which yields MIWDIVGFLVFGLVVGAVARLIKPGKQDLSWLATLGLGVVGSLVGGLIASIIGSGDIFELNILGAIIAIVVAIALVGTAEAMSGKSRTS from the coding sequence ATGATCTGGGACATTGTTGGTTTTCTCGTGTTCGGCCTCGTCGTCGGGGCCGTGGCTCGGCTCATCAAGCCGGGCAAGCAAGACCTGAGCTGGTTGGCCACCTTGGGTCTCGGTGTCGTCGGTTCCCTGGTGGGTGGCCTGATCGCCTCCATCATCGGCTCCGGTGACATCTTCGAACTGAACATCCTCGGCGCGATCATCGCGATCGTGGTCGCGATCGCCCTGGTGGGCACCGCAGAGGCGATGTCGGGCAAGAGTCGCACCTCCTGA
- the trhA gene encoding PAQR family membrane homeostasis protein TrhA: MNDSLRVRMDHLHDRVEETLAEVKPHLRGWLHAGTAPVALAAGVALVALSPDAKTRIATAVFALTALLVFTVSAIYHRGRWSPRAQKFLQRFDHSNIFLLIAGTCTPFAVLLLEGTDRWLMLVIVWTGALLGVAMQLWWVDHPRWVSAPIYLALGWAPVFFFGGFVDGAMQYGRDVGIAVMVLVVLGGALYTIGAVVYGVKRPNPSPRWFGFHEVFHTLTVLAFLAHYVGVTLATYSAAAH, from the coding sequence ATGAACGACTCGCTCCGGGTGCGCATGGACCATCTCCACGACCGCGTCGAGGAGACGCTGGCCGAGGTCAAGCCCCACCTGCGTGGCTGGCTTCACGCCGGCACCGCGCCGGTGGCGCTGGCCGCCGGCGTCGCCCTCGTCGCTCTGTCTCCCGACGCCAAGACGCGGATCGCCACGGCCGTCTTCGCGTTGACGGCGTTGCTCGTCTTCACCGTCTCGGCCATCTACCACCGAGGCAGGTGGTCGCCGAGGGCCCAGAAGTTCCTCCAGCGGTTCGACCACTCCAACATCTTCCTGCTGATCGCCGGCACCTGTACGCCGTTCGCTGTGCTGCTGCTCGAGGGCACCGACCGGTGGTTGATGCTCGTCATCGTCTGGACCGGCGCACTGCTGGGCGTGGCGATGCAGCTGTGGTGGGTCGACCACCCCAGGTGGGTCTCGGCGCCGATCTACCTCGCACTGGGCTGGGCTCCCGTCTTCTTCTTCGGCGGCTTCGTCGACGGCGCCATGCAGTACGGGCGCGATGTCGGCATCGCGGTGATGGTCCTGGTGGTCCTCGGCGGGGCCCTCTACACGATCGGCGCGGTGGTCTACGGAGTGAAGCGACCGAACCCCTCGCCGCGGTGGTTCGGCTTCCACGAGGTCTTCCACACCCTCACGGTCCTGGCCTTCCTGGCCCACTACGTCGGCGTGACGTTGGCCACGTACTCGGCCGCCGCGCACTGA